The bacterium genome contains a region encoding:
- a CDS encoding penicillin-binding transpeptidase domain-containing protein, whose protein sequence is MQTLASSKQQQSWLSWFLRGVLILGLFILIARLVDLQLIKGGYYRKLAEGNRIERVRIVASRGRILARGGEVLSGPNFAHITGYTAETNEQEVGIVDPRCIEKGPMKLGQIIGRSGLQEYYNCHLSGVDGEELIEVDSLGNKLRTIGTKYPITGQDLKTNINYDLQVELANNFEGLTGSAVATDKNGEVLALFSSPTFDPSDIVKSLDDPELPLFNRAIGGIYHPGSIFKPLVSIAALEEGKIDRNFRYIDTGVVTVESPYGNYSYTNWYLTQYGGQEGEIDLTRAMARSTDTFFYKIGEYVGIDSLVEWMKRFGLSKLTDIDLRGEVYSLVPYPEWKQRIKGERWFLGNTYHFSIGQGDLALTTVGIHRANLVVSNMGKLCDLKIVGDTNCTVLKIKPDNLSYVQEGMEMTCQTGGTAFTFFDFSEKHYGLDVACKTGTAETNEDGKNHAWFTVFAPVENPEIQLTVMVEKSGEGSKVAGPIARKVMDKYFEGYIKYE, encoded by the coding sequence ATGCAGACTTTGGCTTCATCAAAACAACAACAATCTTGGCTCTCTTGGTTTTTGAGAGGCGTTTTAATTTTGGGGTTGTTTATTCTAATTGCAAGGTTGGTAGACTTACAGTTGATAAAGGGGGGTTATTATAGAAAACTTGCAGAAGGAAATAGGATTGAAAGGGTTAGAATCGTCGCTTCGAGGGGTAGAATTTTGGCACGTGGTGGAGAAGTATTAAGTGGACCCAATTTTGCCCACATTACAGGCTATACTGCAGAGACCAATGAACAAGAGGTTGGAATAGTTGACCCCAGGTGTATTGAAAAAGGTCCAATGAAGTTAGGCCAAATTATAGGTAGAAGTGGTTTACAAGAATATTATAACTGTCATTTATCTGGTGTGGATGGTGAAGAACTTATAGAAGTTGATAGTCTTGGTAATAAACTACGAACGATAGGTACAAAATATCCAATCACTGGGCAAGATTTAAAGACTAACATTAACTATGATTTGCAGGTTGAGCTAGCAAATAATTTTGAGGGTCTTACTGGTTCTGCTGTTGCAACAGACAAAAACGGTGAAGTGTTGGCTCTTTTTTCATCTCCCACATTTGATCCTAGTGATATTGTAAAAAGTTTAGATGATCCCGAGCTGCCTTTGTTTAATAGGGCAATTGGTGGTATATATCATCCCGGATCAATTTTTAAACCCCTTGTATCAATTGCAGCTTTGGAAGAGGGAAAAATTGACAGAAACTTTAGATATATTGATACAGGTGTGGTGACAGTTGAAAGCCCGTATGGCAACTATTCATACACCAATTGGTATTTGACTCAGTACGGTGGCCAAGAGGGTGAGATTGACTTAACAAGGGCAATGGCCAGATCAACTGATACTTTTTTTTACAAAATTGGTGAATATGTGGGAATTGATAGCCTTGTTGAATGGATGAAAAGATTTGGATTATCTAAACTTACGGATATTGACCTTAGAGGTGAAGTCTATTCTTTAGTTCCTTATCCTGAGTGGAAACAAAGAATTAAAGGGGAGAGATGGTTTCTGGGTAACACCTACCACTTTTCAATTGGTCAAGGAGATTTGGCACTAACTACTGTGGGTATACATAGAGCTAATTTGGTAGTTTCAAATATGGGTAAACTATGTGATTTAAAAATTGTAGGTGACACAAACTGCACTGTTTTAAAAATTAAACCTGATAATTTAAGCTATGTTCAGGAGGGTATGGAAATGACCTGTCAAACTGGCGGAACGGCCTTTACTTTTTTTGACTTTAGTGAAAAGCATTATGGTTTAGATGTTGCTTGTAAAACAGGTACTGCTGAAACAAATGAGGATGGGAAAAATCACGCTTGGTTTACTGTTTTTGCACCAGTTGAAAATCCTGAAATACAGTTAACAGTTATGGTTGAAAAGTCTGGTGAAGGAAGTAAAGTTGCGGGACCGATTGCACGAAAAGTGATGGATAAGTATTTTGAAGGTTATATCAAATATGAATAA
- a CDS encoding DNA-processing protein DprA: MNKQLHFGQELYVLGKLLRKDTRAVAVVGSRDITERGRKLTEQFVKELVKEKITIVSGLARGIDTVAHETALNNGGRTIAVIGSGLDIIYPTENKKLATQVSKSGAIVSGFDYGTKPLPQNFLARNQLIVKLSQAVLVIEGKRRSGTISTANHAANDGVEVFAIKGSEATDYLIENGATSVQSPKEIVDYLNNQ, from the coding sequence ATGAATAAACAATTACATTTTGGTCAAGAGTTATACGTTTTAGGAAAGTTGTTAAGAAAAGATACAAGGGCGGTTGCCGTTGTGGGGTCCAGAGATATAACTGAAAGGGGAAGGAAGTTAACAGAGCAATTTGTAAAAGAATTAGTTAAAGAGAAAATCACAATTGTTTCAGGACTTGCAAGAGGTATTGATACAGTAGCTCACGAAACGGCTTTAAATAACGGAGGAAGGACAATTGCAGTAATAGGTTCAGGGCTTGATATTATTTATCCAACTGAAAATAAAAAGTTAGCAACACAGGTGTCAAAAAGTGGCGCAATTGTTTCTGGTTTTGATTATGGTACAAAACCATTACCCCAAAATTTTTTAGCAAGAAATCAACTAATTGTTAAATTGTCCCAGGCAGTTTTGGTTATTGAAGGAAAAAGAAGGTCTGGTACAATCTCCACCGCCAACCATGCAGCAAATGATGGAGTAGAGGTGTTTGCAATTAAAGGTAGTGAAGCAACTGACTATTTGATTGAAAATGGAGCTACCAGTGTACAAAGTCCTAAAGAGATAGTAGATTATTTAAATAACCAATGA